The Mercurialis annua linkage group LG8, ddMerAnnu1.2, whole genome shotgun sequence genome window below encodes:
- the LOC126661467 gene encoding uncharacterized protein LOC126661467, with translation MSIIGIIAKVSFKCFDLLAWPLFALIYPLCASIQAIETNSKSDTEKLVVYWICFALILLFDHAFANLLQWLPSWPYIKLAIIWCLVIPKFNGSACAYKHLVNSHILYNLFIKFKSLFNSDNLRIEAKREDTETKAHGSSTDLKAIHMNPDMALQGNITCSSLEIKDLIIDKTISGKQNVEASKIPQTWNCALCKVTTSGIKGLVSHFQGKRHDDALQKLKIELQTSKLNAVCATGAESESAETVNIPDKQNVYGIQLPWTCSICRATLKGETSLVSHLQGKRHKESCERIQAWNSEVWQCTICNVRCSSQRSLENHFYGSKHLAKTIELSGRGGNVQG, from the exons atgagtatAATTGGTATAATTGCCAAGGTTTCTTTCAAATGCTTTGATCTTCTTGCATG GCCTCTCTTTGCATTGATCTATCCTCT ATGTGCTTCCATTCAAGCaatagaaacaaattcaaagtcGGATACAGAGAAGCTGGTGGTCTATTGGATCTGTTTTGCCCTGATTTTGCTGTTCGACCATGCTTTTGCCAACCTTCTTCAATG GTTGCCCTCTTGGCCTTACATTAAGTTAGCAATAATTTGGTGCTTGGTTATACCCAAATTCAACGGTTCTGCCTGTGCGTATAAACATCTTGTTAATTCCCACATTCTTTACAACTTGTTCATCAAGTTCAAGAGCCTCTTCAACTCAGATAACCTTCGAATTGAAGCAAAGAGAGAAGATACAGAAACTAAAGCTCATGGTTCTTCGACGGATTTGAAA GCTATACATATGAATCCTGACATGGCTCTACAAGGGAACATAACATGTTCATCCTTGGAGATCAAAGATTTGATCATAGATAAAACAATATCAG GAAAGCAAAATGTGGAAGCCAGTAAAATCCCGCAGACATGGAATTGTGCTCTCTGTAAGGTAACGACAAGCGGTATAAAGGGCCTGGTTTCCCATTTTCAGGGAAAACGACACGACGATGCTCTTCAGAAGCTGAAGATCGAGCTTCAGACATCGAAACTCAATGCTGTCTGCGCTACTGGTGCTGAATCAGAATCCGCAGAGACTGTCAATATTCCTGACAAACAAAATGTTTATGGTATTCAGTTGCCATGGACTTGTAGTATTTGTCGGGCAACACTCAAAGGGGAGACTAGCCTGGTTTCGCATCTTCAAGGGAAGCGACATAAGGAATCATGCGAGCGGATTCAAGCATGGAACTCTGAAGTTTGGCAGTGCACTATTTGTAATGTTAGGTGTAGCAGTCAGAGAAGCTTGGAAAATCATTTTTACGGAAGCAAGCACTTGGCTAAAACTATTGAACTTAGTGGCAGGGGTGGCAATGTTCAAGGCTGA
- the LOC126661468 gene encoding flavonol 3-O-glucosyltransferase F3GT2-like has product FDPMASQSSATILSPMKRHVVVMAFPFGSHPLSLFNLLKKLAISSPGTQFSFLNTKISNDSLFLASQVNNLPRNVKPYNVTDGSVLDNHVCSEHPEDMVELFMKATPDNFRVGLEKAVAETGRVSCLITDAFLLFGGEIAENLNIPWIPVWLPVPISLSVHIYTDIIRHYYYNDDILKTIPGLGQIQMTDLPHEVLSNEKEETLLLSCMLRQVGSVLPQCTALVMNFYEELYPKDLLNDLKSKFSCLLNVGFVNLELPPPLSDTDQTGCLLWLDSLEAKSSSVAYISFGTMVSIPSNEIKELAEALEESKIHFLWSIRDNLRDQLPDGFLERTKLKGKLVSWAPQTQVLAHDSIGVFVTHGGSNSMLESMTNAVPMICRSVFADSMINTRIVEEIWGIGVRVDDGVFTKKGLIKNLEIILNGEEQGRRIRENACAMQQLVFNAAEADGRANKDFKTLVDKISLN; this is encoded by the coding sequence TTTGATCCAATGGCAAGCCAAAGCTCTGCAACCATATTATCGCCAATGAAACGACATGTAGTCGTTATGGCATTCCCGTTCGGCTCCCATCCACTTTCTCTCTTCAATCTACTAAAAAAGCTAGCAATTTCATCTCCAGGCACACAATTTTCTTTCTTGAACACCAAGATATCAAATGATTCTCTGTTTCTTGCATCTCAAGTAAACAATTTACCTCGTAATGTAAAACCATACAACGTGACGGATGGTTCTGTCTTAGATAATCATGTCTGTTCCGAACATCCTGAAGATATGGTGGAGCTATTCATGAAAGCAACACCGGATAATTTCCGAGTTGGATTAGAAAAGGCGGTAGCAGAAACGGGTCGAGTTAGTTGTTTGATAACAGATGCATTCTTGCTTTTTGGAGGTGAAATTGCAGAGAATTTGAATATTCCATGGATTCCGGTTTGGTTGCCCGTACCGATTTCCTTATCGGTTCACATATATACTGATATAATACGTCATTATTACTATAATGACGACATTCTGAAAACTATTCCAGGGTTAGGTCAAATTCAGATGACAGATTTACCTCATGAAGTtttatcaaatgaaaaagaagaaacccTACTGCTTTCTTGCATGCTAAGGCAAGTTGGATCGGTTCTTCCACAGTGTACTGCTCTTGTTATGAATTTTTACGAAGAGCTTTACCCTAAAGACTTATTAAATGACCTTAAATCAAAGTTTTCATGTTTGCTTAACGTCGGTTTCGTAAACCTAGAACTCCCGCCTCCACTATCCGATACGGATCAAACCGGATGTCTGTTGTGGCTGGATAGCTTGGAAGCCAAGTCATCATCAGTTGCATATATTAGCTTTGGAACCATGGTTAGTATTCCAAGTAATGAAATAAAAGAACTAGCCGAGGCACTTGAAGAGAGCAAAATTCATTTTCTTTGGTCAATTAGGGATAATTTAAGGGACCAATTACCAGATGGGTTTCTTgaaaggactaaattgaaagGAAAGTTAGTTTCCTGGGCACCACAGACACAAGTTTTAGCACATGATTCGATTGGTGTTTTTGTGACACATGGTGGGAGTAATTCTATGTTAGAAAGTATGACAAATGCAGTTCCGATGATTTGCCGGTCAGTTTTTGCTGATAGTATGATAAATACAAGGATTGTGGAGGAGATTTGGGGGATTGGTGTGAGAGTTGATGATGGCGTGTTCACCAAGAAAGGTTTAATCAAGAATCTGGAGATAATCTTGAATGGTGAAGAACAAGGAAGAAGAATTAGAGAAAATGCATGTGCCATGCAACAGCTTGTTTTCAACGCTGCTGAAGCCGATGGACGCGCGAATAAAGATTTCAAGACTTTGGTCGATAAGATTTCACTAAATTAA